Proteins co-encoded in one Gleimia hominis genomic window:
- a CDS encoding L-threonylcarbamoyladenylate synthase, translating into MAYVEIHPENPQTRLVKSVVDTLRNGGTIALPTDSGYAIATAMANKDGMDVIRQIRDLDEKHNFSFLCHNFSQLGSLVIVDNKAFRTIKALTPGPYTFILRGTKEIPRMTLNKKKHTVGVRIPDHKITQAIVEELGEPLLCSTLILPGHEDAMWNPEEVFEAVGKQVDTVIGGPVGHEGSTTVVDFTDGSPVVVREGAGSTELF; encoded by the coding sequence ATGGCATACGTAGAGATTCACCCCGAGAACCCGCAAACCCGTCTAGTCAAGTCCGTCGTGGACACGCTCCGAAATGGGGGTACCATCGCGTTACCCACCGATTCTGGGTACGCAATTGCCACGGCAATGGCCAATAAAGATGGCATGGACGTGATTCGACAGATTCGGGATCTAGATGAAAAGCACAACTTCTCGTTCCTGTGCCACAACTTCTCCCAACTCGGCTCCCTCGTGATCGTTGACAATAAGGCGTTCCGCACCATTAAGGCATTGACACCCGGGCCGTACACGTTTATTTTGCGTGGCACTAAAGAGATTCCCCGCATGACGTTAAATAAGAAGAAGCACACGGTGGGCGTACGGATTCCTGACCACAAGATTACGCAAGCAATCGTGGAGGAACTGGGCGAGCCCCTCCTGTGCTCCACCCTGATTCTGCCGGGCCACGAAGACGCCATGTGGAACCCGGAAGAGGTTTTCGAAGCGGTCGGAAAACAGGTTGACACCGTGATCGGCGGCCCCGTTGGCCACGAAGGTTCCACGACCGTGGTGGACTTCACCGATGGATCCCCCGTAGTGGTCCGCGAAGGCGCGGGCTCCAC